Sequence from the Sciurus carolinensis chromosome 1, mSciCar1.2, whole genome shotgun sequence genome:
CTCACCAAATGCCTCTCCACGGGGACAGCATCCCAAACTCAGCGGGGAGCTGGTGCTGGGGGACCCGTGGGGAGCTCCCTCCCGAGGGGCCGGTGCCCTCCCTCGGCTGGTGCCTCCTCTGGGGCCTGGCTTctctgggctggggaggctgCTCTTGGGGACATCCCACAGTCCCCCTGCAGCTGGGGCCCTGGAGGCCCCTCCAGGCTCACTCTGGAGGCAGGACCAGAGAAGCCATCAGCTATCAGAGCCAGGCTGGTTCACAGCGTGAGTCCGAGGGGACAAGTGTTCCAGGTGTCCTGATCCTGGCCCCAGGTGGCCCAGGACTCCCCTTCCCCCACGAACACCCCCAGTGTTCCCTCCAAGGCCTTGCCAGCCTGGCTGAGGGTTTTTGTCTGTGGACCCCAGTGTAGAGAGGGGCAGCCCCTGGGGAGCTGGCGAGCCAGTAGGGGAGGCGCAAATCAAGGGTCCAGGCGGCTTCGAGGGAAGGAGGTTTATTGCTGTTGTGGGATTGGCTGCCGCGACTCCTGGGGACGAATCACAGCTGCATTTTCTGGAGGAGCAGAGGACAGTGTGAGGCTCTGGGACCTGCCTCCTTCAAGGGCAGCACCAAGCTCTGCTGGTGCGGTTGGCCTGGGGAGGGGGCGTGCATGGCACAGCAGGCAGGCCCCGCCCCAGACAAGCCAGCCTGGTCTCCGCCCGgcctgggctctgacctgagccCCCCTGGGCACTTGGGCCCCCGCCCCCAAGGTGAAAGGCCCCCCTCCCCCCCGGGGCCCTGCACTCAAGGGGCTCGGCTCCCTCTTGGGGGGAAGGCGCGTCCTGGGCGGGCCCTAAGTGTGCGCTGAAGCCAGGGTGGGTGGACGGAGTTCAGGACTGTCCTTCACAGAGCCCAACTCAAGGTCAGCGCGGTCGCGCGCAGCCCGCGCGTCTCCAATGAGAGTGCGGGGCGGGGAGTGGGCGTGGCCGAGcccggggccgggggcggggcgcaCCTGGTGGATCCAGTCGATGTAGGCGGACACGCGGGTGAAGACGGTGGGCTTCTTGCGCGTGTTGCAGCTCTGGCCGGAGCCGAAGCTGACGATGCCGTGCACCTCCCAGGCGCCGTTCTCCGCCTGGCAGTTCAGCGGGCCGCCCGAGTCCCCCTGCATGAGACCCGGCAGGCATCAGTCCCCAGGCCTCCTCCAGGGACCGGCTGGAAGCCAGCCGTGGGCAGTGGGGGGCACGTGGGCTGGGCTGTCAGCCTCAGGACCCACTGTGGGCGTcagcctgctcctcctgagggagGCACAGACTGTGGAGTTGGGGCTGCCTGGGTTCGATCTGGGAGTCCTGGGGTATCAGACTAGCTCTTGGtgtgctgtgtgatcttgggatGATGGTAGCCCTCTCTGTGCCCTGGTTTCCCTGACTGTTCAGGTCTGCACGTGGAAGCCTCTGTGAGCTGCCCAGAGAACAGCGGGGTCTGGGGGCTGCGTTGGAGCCGGGGGAGGACAGGAGGTGACAGTGGGGAGAGGGCCGTGGGTTTGGAGGTGGGACGGTCCCTGATTATCTTAACCGTTGTGTGGTTCTGGCCAGACTCCGTGACTCACGAGCCTGCCTGGACCACGCAGCTGCTGGAGGCAGGACCTGCGCGGAGACCTCGGTGAAGCTGTTCTGTGGCCGTCTGACTCTTTTAGTCCCCCGGGGACCCTGGGAAGTGTTTGCTACAGCCCTTTCTGTGAACGGGaagactgaggtccagagagggtcATCAGCCTGCCCAGGGCCACGGAGCTAGTACGAAGTGGCACAGGGACTTGAGTACTCAGCTCTCGCAGGTGACAGGTTTCCCCTAAGCCCACCCCCGAGGGACGTGCTCCGCCCTCTCCGGTGCTCCATCACGTGGCCGCCTGCGGTGGGCCCGGTTTGGTCCCGACACTCACGTTGCAGGCGGAGGTGACGCCGTCGCCCCCGGCGCAGACCATGTTTCTCGTCACCAGGTAGCTCCACCAGTCCCATCTGGAGCACGTGGCGTGGCTGACCACGGGCTGCAGGCCCTGCTGCAGCTGGTCAGCAATGGGGCCAttggctgggagggagggagcgggCGGTGAGCAGAGAGCAGGCAGGCGGCCGTGCCGGGTCCCCGGGTCCCCGCCCAGGCCTGCCGGGTCCAGCGGCCCACAGCCTGCAACCGAGTCCGTGGGAACCTCGCATGCGCCCTTCGCGACCCTCAGAGGGCGGGGAAAGGGGAGGCGACACTTGGAGCCTCAGGAGGCAGCCGTGCACTGtggcctgttttattttttatttttttaaaattttttttatgaaaacacTTTTTTTGGTCCTGAGGATGAAGCCCCgtgtgctctacccctgagctgtagctccagccctttctgtttttaattggCAGACAGGGACTCGCTAGGTTGTtggggctggcctggaacttgagatcatcctgcctcagccccctgagtcgctgggatgaggctgccactgtgcccggcttgaGTTGCCTTTAATTGGGGTTCTGGGGGTTTAATTGTCAGTCATTCCCTGTAGGTCTGACGTTGGGGTGGGATCGTAAAGGATCCTTCTTGCCCCCAAGAGGTCCTAAGTACTGTTCTGAGTCCGTTTCCCATGGATCCATTTATTGGCATTTAACCTTCTAATGCAGCTGGGATCTGTTCAGGCATGTGGAACACCATCAGATCTAATCCCCACCCCCACGGGGCTGATTTTAGCTTATTTACGTGGCACTCACAACATGCCAAGCCTGCGGTAAGCACTTGGCAAATGCTGAtctatttaatccttacaacaccCATTGCATGCCCTCACTAACATCTGTCACATAGTATGTGCTTAATAAACATTAGCTGTTATTATTGCAAAGCTCAGAAAGAGGTGAAAATGTTTAGGCAGAAAGGAAGAGCTGTGGGCAAGCAGAGGTGGCTTGCTGCTTCCTCCAGGAAGGCTCCGGGGCTTTCCCCAGGGACGGTACTCACTCCAGAGGAGACCCCAGCCGGTGACAAAGCAGGGGTAGTCCTGAGACAGCACAGAGCCCTCCTCTGGCAGGCAGGCCACCTGGATGGTGTCACTCAGCTCCACGGGCTCCGCCAGTTTGATGAGGGCAATGTCGTTGCTGGAATCCAGAGCAGAGGAGATGAGTGGGCAGAGAGGCCCTGAGTTCTCCAGCCAGTGCTACAAGACTGGCTGTGAGCTGTGGTCAGGACACGGTGACCAGAGATCCCGCATAAAGGCTCCAACCGTGAAAGGCTGAACAGAAGAGGCAGGGAAGCGGATGGCTTCTGAACCATCGTGGGTTACGTACCCAGAGCAAATGAAGTTGAAAACCTTAACAATGAAAGAGGGGTGCTTATGATGATCAAAGATGCCATTTTAAATATCTGCAGTTGCCAGAATGGAAACTGGCGGCCCCAGACAGGCCTGCTTGATTCCTAGTTTGCCCATGTGCCATGCTGTGCACCCTGGGGCAgattccttaacctctctgaggtTCCTTGTCCAGGGCTGTTGGGAGTTTAACTGAGAGATGGCATCTCGCAGGCCCGCTGCAGTGCACTTGGTAAAGGAGGGCCAGGGGAGACACCGTGGGGACCTGGGGGTCTTCCTTCCTCAAGCCCCTTCCCAGGGGTCCTTAGCTAAGGACCGGGATGGGAGGGGCCCCTCCTCTGCTTAGCATTTTGCCTCTTGCAGAACAGCATCCCCAGCTGTGTGGGGCGAGGACAGGGTCACCGGGAGCCGCGTGCTGCCCCGGGCAGCGGGGACTCACCGCACCAGGAAGGAGTTCCACTTCTCGTGGACGTAGATGGTGTCCACGCCCACGAACACGGAGCCCGCCTCGTCCTCCACCGTCAGATCGTTCTTCCCCAGGGCCACGCGGTAGGTCAGGGTGTTGCTGGGCGGGGGAAGGAACCCGGTCAAGGTGGCCGCCGGGGCTGAGTCACAGACCACTGCCCGGCTCGTGGGGGAGGGGCCAGAGCCGTGGACCCCAGGGACTGGGGCTCGAGTCGTGGTCCATCCGCCAGGCCTGGACCACAGCAgcctcctctgtgaggcagggAGACCGGAGCTCGCCTCCAGGGCTGCCGTGGAATCAATGAGCCCAAGCTGCCACCACCTCTTGCCACCTGCTGGCCACCAGCCTTCCACcctggcctccctcccacctgtTCTTGACTCAGCTGCGAGAGTCTCTGGATGCCAGTGCTGGAAGCCCTTCCCGTAGCTCCATCTCACTCGGGGTCCAAGCTCAAGTTCGCACGCAGACCTGCCTGACCTGCGCTGGCTTCCTCTCCAGCTGCCCTTCCTCCCTGGCCACTCACGTTTGGCGCCTGCTGTGTGGGTGTCCTTGTCATTTCTCAAACACACACGCAGACCCCCTCCTCCTGGCCCCCGTGTTGGCTGTTCCCTCCATCCGACACACCCTTCCCCAGACGGCTGATTTCCACCCCgcttccttcatttctttgctCCAATGTCCCCTAGAACCTCAGACTTTTTATCCTCTTCTGGCCTCTTCTGCTACATTAGGTGTTTCCTTGTCCGTCTGGCTCTCCCTTCCACGAGAATATAAGCAGACGCCATCTTCCCTGCAGTTTCTCGGCACATAGCAAGTGCACAAGAAACGTTTGTTGACTGAATAAATGAACTCAGTGGATGTAAGTCATCtattgagcccagtgcctggaGTGTGCaggaggtgctcaataaaagCAGTTTCGCCAGGCCCCCCAGGCGATGGTGGCTGTCACCCCACTCACCTGATGCAGTGAGCAGCTGTGAGGACAAAGTTGCTGGCGATCAAGGTGCCCCCGCACGTGTGTCTCCAGGTGTCATCCCTGAGGTACTGGAGAGAGATCTGCAGGAGGGCGCAGCAGGGCCACCGTCAGCCCCCAGGCCCGGGGGCCCCTGCCCGACCTCCCCGCTGCAGCACACTCACCTGCCAGGGCCAGCTGTGGGGCACGGCGttctcccctcccaccaccctgGCCGACAGGTTGGGTGCGATGCTGGGGACACCgcagctggaggctgggaggagcaggaggggggaggggtgaGTGGGGCCGCAGGGGAGGGAGCGCCTCAGGCGGGGGGAGGGGAAGCCTCCTTGTTCTCTGGGCCTCCACACCTCATCTCAGATCCTCACCCAGGGGAGGCAGCTTCTCAGCCCCATCCTGCCCAGGTGGCCCCAGGGTGGCCGAGCGGGAGGTGGCTGGTCCGACCCTTGCTCAGTCGCCGGCCCACCCTGGACCCCAGAGTGACTTTTCTAGGGGACAGAGGGCTCCTGTTCCTGTCCTTATCCCCAGGAGGCCAGTCTGAGCTCACAGCGGGCAGGCTGCAGCTGTCCCTGTGCCCAGCTTACCATGGGCCAGGAGCGCAGCAAGAACCGTGATACCCAGCATGGTGGGTGCTCGGGCGGTCTGGCCCTGGAGCAGGCAGGGCACATATAGGCAGAGCGGGGGCGCACCCCCCTGGTCAAGGCCGAGCCACCCCTTGGAGGGAAGCCTGTTCCGCGAAGGCGCTTTCCCTGACCTTGGGTGGTTATTGTTTAATTTGGGCAGGAGATGGGGCTGGCTTTGGAAGCAGGgatttttccaaagaattttctaaatatcCTAAGACGCTGTAAATGCTGAggtgcaggttttttttttttatattttggggagTGGGGGGGACCGGGACCTCCTGCTGTTCCCGCACGTTCTCTCTGCCTCattcattttagttataatttatcagccacctactatgtgctgggtcGTGCTTCACACTTCTCGCAGTACCTCATTTAATTCTTCCAACCACCCAAGGCCGGGGCAGGCACCTGGCAGGTGCTTGGTTGGCCAGGTTCCTCCCTGGAGCCACTAGAGGTGGCCCTCTCAGTCTGCCTGTCTCTAAAATGGGCGGCTAGGACCAGATGGAGGTGGTCTCCTTTTTGCCCCAAGGTTTTGTGACTTGAATGTCAAGGTTGGTGGCAGATCTCAATTTCTGGCACCTGGTGTGGGTTGAGAAGACTCTGTGCTCagagattctttttattttaaagttttttttttttttttattgtggatgGATGCAAGGCCTTGATTTATTCGTTTTTAAAGCATCTTTTTGGTGGTAGATGACACAATACCTTATCTGCTTATTGATTGTAAAGCggggctgaggatggaacccagggcctccctttTGCTGCCAGGCCTGACCGCAGCCCACTGGTCAGATTCTGCACCGGCTTCTGCTCACCTGAGAGGGGGACCCCAGAGCAGCCCCAGTTCTGCCTGGAGTTGTCCTCCGAGTTAGGCTGGCTGGTCCCCCATGACTCCCTCTGACAAAGAGGTTCAGAACCCCTGAGCCTGCGGCTGCGCGCCGTCCGGGGCGAAGGACTCTCCCCGCACATCTTCCTGCAGTTTAGGTTCTTCTGGAAACAATCGTGCATTACTTTGGCAAAATGAAGATCAGTaagtttggttaaaaaaaaagaggcacagaGACAGGAAGTGTGAGTGGGGGTGCGGGCTGTCTCCCTGGGGTCTGTGGCTAGGGTGGGCTTTCAGTTCCACTTGAGAGGCTGGTCCTGATGGAGGGGACAATGGATACTGCCCAGGCCACCCTTGTCCCAGAGCTGTTGGCTGCTAAGCCCTGAGAAAGTTCTCCCCAGTCTGGGACTGGCACAGTGAGCAGAGTCGTGTACTGAACCAGGTGACCTGCGTTTGGACTTGGCAGGGTTTGCAGGCAGGACAGGACATCTGCTTCCTGGCTCAGTCAGGGCGGACCCCAGGTCCTGGGCCACCTCTTTGGGCCTGTTTCTTCCAGGTCCGTGGAGTCACTTGGGGTGACGAGTAACTGACACCTAGGTGCAGGAGCTTGCCGATCTCTGTTCAGAGAGGCAGCGATTTCTTAGCCACGTGCGCGTGCCCACAGACGCGCGAGCGCACAGGGACAGGCGTGCACACACCTCTGTAGCCACAGACACTCACAGACCAGTTCACAGGTACGGTGTCGGGTGTAGACACACACAGAGCCACGCTTCCACACGGAGACGGCGCAGATGCCGTGCGTGGGGTCAGAG
This genomic interval carries:
- the Ctrc gene encoding chymotrypsin-C gives rise to the protein MLGITVLAALLAHASSCGVPSIAPNLSARVVGGENAVPHSWPWQISLQYLRDDTWRHTCGGTLIASNFVLTAAHCISNTLTYRVALGKNDLTVEDEAGSVFVGVDTIYVHEKWNSFLVRNDIALIKLAEPVELSDTIQVACLPEEGSVLSQDYPCFVTGWGLLWTNGPIADQLQQGLQPVVSHATCSRWDWWSYLVTRNMVCAGGDGVTSACNGDSGGPLNCQAENGAWEVHGIVSFGSGQSCNTRKKPTVFTRVSAYIDWIHQVRPAPGPGLGHAHSPPRTLIGDARAARDRADLELGSVKDSPELRPPTLASAHT